The proteins below come from a single Drosophila teissieri strain GT53w chromosome 3L, Prin_Dtei_1.1, whole genome shotgun sequence genomic window:
- the LOC122615696 gene encoding prolactin-releasing peptide receptor: MANLSWLSTTATTTSSSITTSQLPLVSTTNWSLTSPGTTSAILADVAASDDDRSGGIIHNQFVQIFFYVLYATVFVLGVFGNVLVCYVVLRNRAMQTVTNIFITNLALSDILLCVLAVPFTPLYTFMGRWAFGRSLCHLVSFAQGCSIYISTLTLTSIAIDRYFVIIYPFHPRMKLSTCIGIIVSIWVIALLATVPYGMYMKMTNELVNGTQTGNETLVEATLMLNGSFVAQGSGFVEAPDATSATQAYMQVMTAGSTGPEMPYVRVYCEENWPSEQYRKVFGAITTTLQFVLPFFIISICYVWISVKLNQRARAKPGSKSSRREEADRDRKKRTNRMLIAMVAVFGLSWLPINVVNIFDDFDDKSNEWRFYILFFFVAHSIAMSSTCYNPFLYAWLNENFRKEFKHVLPCFNPSNNNIINITRGYNRSDRNTCGPRLHHGKGDGGLGGGSLDADDQDENGITQETCLPKEKLLIIPREPTYGNGTGAVSPILSGRGINAALVHGGDHQMHQLQPSHHQQVELSRRIRRRTDETDGDYLDSGDEQTVEVRFSETPFVSTDNTTGISILETSTSHCQDSDVMVELGEEIAAGGGGELGRRFN, encoded by the coding sequence ATGGCCAACTTGAGCTGGCTGAGCACCACGGCCACCAccacttcctcctccatcaCCACCAGCCAGCTGCCATTGGTCAGCACAACCAACTGGAGCCTAACGTCGCCGGGAACTACTAGTGCTATCCTGGCGGATGTAGCTGCATCCGATGACGACAGGAGCGGCGGAATCATTCACAACCAGTTCGTGCAAATCTTCTTCTACGTCCTGTACGCCACGGTCTTTGTCCTGGGAGTCTTCGGAAATGTTCTGGTTTGCTACGTGGTTCTAAGGAATCGGGCCATGCAGACTGTGACAAATATATTCATCACGAATCTGGCCCTGTCGGACATATTGCTGTGCGTCCTGGCGGTGCCATTTACCCCGCTGTACACGTTCATGGGTCGCTGGGCCTTCGGCAGGAGTTTGTGCCATCTGGTGTCCTTTGCCCAGGGATGCAGCATCTACATATCCACGCTGACCCTCACCTCAATTGCCATCGACCGGTACTTCGTAATCATATACCCCTTCCATCCGCGCATGAAGCTCTCCACCTGCATCGGGATCATAGTGAGCATCTGGGTGATAGCCCTGCTGGCCACCGTTCCCTACGGCATGTACATGAAGATGACCAACGAGCTGGTGAACGGAACGCAGACTGGCAACGAGACCCTGGTGGAGGCCACTCTAATGCTAAACGGCAGCTTTGTGGCCCAGGGATCGGGATTCGTCGAGGCGCCGGACGCCACCTCGGCAACACAGGCTTATATGCAGGTGATGACCGCCGGTTCGACGGGGCCGGAGATGCCCTACGTGCGGGTGTACTGTGAGGAGAACTGGCCATCGGAGCAGTACAGGAAGGTGTTCGGGGCCATCACCACCACTCTGCAGTTTGTGCTCCCCTTCTTCATCATCTCGATTTGCTATGTGTGGATATCGGTGAAGCTGAACCAGCGGGCCAGGGCCAAGCCGGGATCGAAATCCTCGAGGCGGGAGGAGGCGGATCGGGATCGCAAGAAGCGCACCAACCGCATGCTCATCGCCATGGTGGCGGTATTCGGACTCAGCTGGCTACCCATCAATGTGGTCAACATATTCGATGACTTCGACGACAAGTCCAACGAGTGGCGCTTCTACatcctcttcttcttcgtgGCCCACTCGATTGCCATGAGCTCCACCTGCTACAATCCCTTCCTGTACGCCTGGCTGAACGAGAACTTCCGCAAGGAGTTCAAGCACGTGCTGCCCTGCTTTAATCCCTCgaacaacaacatcatcaacatcaCCAGGGGCTACAATCGGAGTGATCGGAACACCTGTGGTCCGCGATTGCATCATGGCAAGGGGGATGGTGGACTGGGCGGTGGCAGTCTGGACGCCGACGACCAGGACGAGAATGGCATCACCCAGGAGACGTGTCTGCCCAAGGAGAAGCTGCTGATTATCCCGAGGGAGCCGACCTACGGCAATGGCACGGGTGCAGTGTCGCCAATCCTCAGTGGACGCGGCATTAACGCCGCCCTGGTACACGGTGGAGACCACCAGATGCACCAGCTGCAGCCGTCACACCATCAACAAGTGGAGTTGTCGAGGCGGATCCGCAGGCGGACGGACGAGACGGACGGAGATTACCTGGACTCCGGCGACGAGCAGACCGTGGAGGTGCGCTTCAGCGAGACGCCGTTCGTCAGCACGGATAACACCACCGGGATCAGCATTCTCGAGACGAGTACGAGTCACTGCCAGGACTCGGATGTGATGGTTGAGCTCGGCGAGGAAATCGCTGCAGGTGGTGGGGGAGAGCTGGGGAGACGGTTCAACTGA